A genomic window from Halomonas sp. LR3S48 includes:
- a CDS encoding AraC family transcriptional regulator, with the protein MPEEHHHVAAHAMGVDGLMAMSLASDRTFPRHSHDQYGIGLIVAGGQRSWSGVGRVEAVAGDIITVNPGEVHDGAPLGGTRRTWHMLYFDTDLVRQVIDGPDAPIEMSRPALNDPLLLELMEQLFRRLAVTPDDLLGLEEHCCQLLGAAFSRHGSRRLDTLHGATGNVARVRQRLDDAPQQAVTLSELAEMASLSRYQLLRSFSRTLGITPHAYQLQRRVLMARHLIANGHSLSQAALEAGFSDQSHMSRAFSRQLGLSPGRYRRALRPH; encoded by the coding sequence ATGCCGGAAGAGCATCACCATGTAGCCGCGCACGCCATGGGGGTCGATGGCCTGATGGCAATGAGCCTGGCTTCGGACCGGACCTTTCCTCGTCACTCCCACGATCAGTATGGCATCGGTCTCATCGTCGCCGGGGGGCAGCGCTCCTGGAGCGGGGTCGGTCGCGTGGAGGCCGTGGCCGGCGACATCATCACGGTGAACCCGGGCGAGGTGCACGACGGCGCGCCTCTCGGCGGCACTCGGCGGACCTGGCACATGCTCTACTTCGACACCGACCTGGTCCGGCAGGTCATCGACGGCCCCGACGCCCCCATCGAGATGTCCCGCCCCGCACTCAACGATCCCCTGCTCCTCGAACTCATGGAACAACTGTTCCGTCGGCTTGCCGTAACGCCAGATGATCTTCTGGGCCTGGAGGAGCACTGCTGCCAGCTGCTTGGCGCGGCCTTTTCTCGCCATGGCTCGCGCCGCCTCGACACCCTGCATGGCGCCACGGGCAACGTCGCCAGGGTGCGCCAGCGCCTCGACGACGCACCTCAGCAAGCCGTCACTCTGAGTGAACTGGCCGAAATGGCGAGTCTGAGCCGCTACCAACTGCTGCGCAGCTTCTCCCGTACGTTGGGTATCACGCCACACGCCTACCAGTTGCAGCGACGGGTATTGATGGCCAGGCACCTGATCGCCAACGGTCATTCGCTGAGCCAGGCGGCCCTGGAGGCGGGGTTCTCCGACCAGAGCCATATGAGCCGAGCCTTCAGCCGCCAGCTCGGACTCTCCCCGGGACGCTATCGCCGAGCGCTCCGGCCCCACTGA
- a CDS encoding NADP-dependent oxidoreductase — MQSRYFTIRDYPKGTPSRDLFELHSRALPGLDEGEVRIRNTWLSVDPYMRGRMSGVRTYVAPFELGAPLEGAAIGEVIESRHAHFKVGDKVRHMGGWRDVAQLKGDVLDLLPDMQVPEQAYLGVLGMPGMTAWTGLNRIANLREGDNVLVSAASGAVGSLAVQLAKARGGTVVGIAGAADKLEWLEQHDIRAVSYKGKDARQLSADLKEACPEGFDVYYENVGGACLEAALNNLKVGARIAICGLISSYNDETQDRGPSNLANLLVQRARMQGFIIFDHWTEYPHFLEEVGPRVAQGEIDYEETIESGLERTPDAFLKLFEGANRGKMLVRL; from the coding sequence ATGCAGTCACGTTATTTCACAATTCGCGACTACCCGAAGGGTACGCCGTCGAGAGACCTGTTCGAATTACACAGCCGGGCGCTGCCGGGGCTGGACGAAGGAGAGGTACGCATTCGCAATACCTGGCTGTCGGTCGACCCCTATATGCGGGGCCGCATGAGCGGTGTCAGGACCTATGTGGCACCGTTCGAGCTGGGAGCCCCGCTGGAGGGTGCCGCCATCGGCGAGGTGATCGAGTCGCGTCATGCCCATTTCAAGGTCGGGGACAAGGTGCGCCACATGGGCGGATGGCGTGATGTCGCCCAGCTCAAAGGGGACGTGCTTGACCTCCTGCCCGACATGCAGGTTCCCGAACAGGCCTATCTCGGCGTGCTCGGCATGCCGGGCATGACCGCCTGGACGGGACTCAACCGCATTGCCAACCTGCGCGAAGGCGACAACGTGCTGGTCAGCGCCGCCAGCGGCGCCGTGGGCTCGCTCGCCGTGCAGCTGGCCAAGGCCAGGGGCGGCACCGTCGTCGGCATTGCCGGTGCCGCAGACAAGCTCGAATGGCTGGAGCAGCACGATATTCGCGCCGTGAGCTACAAGGGCAAGGATGCCCGGCAATTGAGCGCCGACCTCAAGGAGGCCTGCCCCGAAGGCTTCGATGTGTACTACGAGAACGTGGGTGGCGCCTGCCTTGAAGCGGCGTTGAACAATCTCAAGGTCGGCGCCCGCATCGCCATCTGTGGGCTGATCTCAAGTTACAACGATGAAACCCAGGATCGCGGCCCAAGCAACCTGGCGAACCTGCTGGTCCAGCGCGCCCGCATGCAGGGCTTCATCATCTTCGACCACTGGACCGAATACCCTCACTTCCTCGAAGAGGTCGGGCCGCGCGTCGCCCAAGGTGAGATCGATTACGAGGAAACTATCGAGTCGGGCCTTGAGCGCACCCCGGATGCCTTTCTCAAGCTGTTCGAAGGAGCCAACCGGGGCAAGATGCTGGTACGGCTCTGA
- a CDS encoding AsmA family protein, with amino-acid sequence MNKVARRIAMTLGALLLVLVAVALFLESSWFRGWLEDQASEQLGREVEIANHGIDWGLPLTLRLDEVRVANASWADEPMAHLEELSVTLDVGALLQGEIELERVGIRRPEVVLLRREDGTTNIDDLLEDEPTEEQEIPLWPQAFNIDRGRLVVRDAGQDVELDIAFSTPGESVEELSVDVRGEGSAQGETIQFQGLLHLEIEERRGAIEAFLGRIGVSRLHGNLALDIGRDVPRMQAELEADVLDLDRWSELFAQDEPQATAQERPLMERLEVLHSFEAEVDLSIGLLYAAERTLHDVVVQGALREGELALDRLQAKEVLGEGEERLFQLQGRLDASSDENESASVEQGRLIYRDTARQISLEASFEAPEDSGGPAEGQRMKMQGEGRLQDDRVAFEGLLRLDMKAWRGGIDGLEASIGESRLAGNLEFDLGRDSPWLAVEFEGDALDLDRWGLFEEEQASGAPRQEAQQEGEWDRHVVQVLQGLETFEGEFDLTLGELHYAGQTLHYLALEATLEEGRLTIARVQTHQQLDDESPRSLSLQGWLEVDEQRLVAELQAQLDRIDLTAALAPLGFGPLGTLDGNLNTRVVDGGLLFENTALDYRAPHWGLALSFTADTRTEGVEGQRVQLVGEGSYEQEPFAFDLLVGPLLDLTNPDRPYPVAGELASGDTRLWIDGSAVQPFALESLEGNARLEGPSPAELTNLTGIGLPELPPYRVSGYLRYRDDQLEIDGLEGGFGDSDVAGDVSMRFGDPPKLWATLVSQQLEADDLLPMLGMSPETGSGETVSSEQRQWEAEEKRAGILFPDREWNLEALRNTDIVLDYEAANVQAKHVPFESLSLALVLEQGVMTVEPLRVGLGGGQVSASWTLDARQAAIEGALQLALDQVNLSALLDEAGLPEVARDTLGLIGGRGDFRYRGRSMHEVMAGLDGELELAMSQGWLDIIAAELLPLNVANALVAALAGEGQVELECSYVRFVADDGLADLDEFFMATEIAHFEGAGAINLATERMDMAFQGHNVNPTLFTGNSPVELKGSLRDPEVNVITEELVARGALSLLGAIVAPPLAILPWVDPGGGEQVGMGCERALSEYQE; translated from the coding sequence GTGAACAAGGTCGCTCGTCGAATCGCCATGACGCTGGGGGCGCTGCTGCTGGTACTGGTGGCGGTGGCGCTGTTCCTGGAATCCTCCTGGTTTCGCGGCTGGTTGGAAGATCAGGCCAGCGAACAGCTGGGGCGCGAGGTGGAGATCGCCAATCACGGTATCGACTGGGGCCTGCCGCTGACCCTGCGGCTCGATGAGGTGCGCGTCGCCAATGCGAGCTGGGCCGACGAGCCCATGGCCCACCTCGAGGAGCTGTCGGTAACCCTGGACGTCGGCGCCCTGCTTCAAGGCGAAATCGAGCTGGAGCGGGTCGGCATCCGTCGCCCGGAGGTGGTGTTGCTGCGCCGCGAGGATGGCACCACCAATATCGATGACCTGCTTGAGGACGAGCCGACCGAGGAGCAGGAGATTCCTCTCTGGCCCCAGGCGTTCAACATCGACCGCGGGCGGCTGGTTGTTCGCGATGCAGGTCAGGATGTCGAACTCGACATCGCGTTCTCTACCCCCGGAGAGAGTGTCGAAGAATTGAGCGTGGACGTTCGCGGGGAGGGGAGTGCACAAGGCGAGACCATTCAATTCCAAGGCCTGCTGCATCTGGAAATTGAAGAGCGTCGTGGCGCCATCGAGGCGTTCCTGGGGCGCATCGGAGTAAGCCGTCTGCATGGCAATCTCGCGCTGGATATCGGACGTGACGTACCGCGGATGCAAGCCGAGCTCGAAGCCGACGTGCTTGACCTGGATCGCTGGAGCGAACTCTTTGCGCAGGATGAACCCCAGGCTACCGCCCAGGAGCGTCCGCTCATGGAGAGGCTGGAGGTGCTGCACTCCTTCGAGGCCGAAGTAGACCTCTCCATTGGCCTGCTATATGCCGCCGAGCGAACGCTGCACGACGTCGTGGTGCAAGGAGCGCTGCGAGAAGGAGAGCTGGCGCTCGATCGACTGCAGGCCAAGGAGGTGCTGGGCGAAGGGGAGGAGCGACTGTTTCAACTGCAGGGGCGGTTGGATGCGTCGTCTGATGAGAACGAGTCTGCAAGCGTCGAGCAGGGGCGACTGATCTACCGTGACACGGCGCGGCAGATCTCGCTCGAGGCGAGTTTCGAAGCCCCCGAGGATTCAGGCGGGCCTGCGGAAGGCCAGCGCATGAAAATGCAGGGCGAGGGTCGGCTACAGGATGACCGCGTGGCGTTCGAAGGGCTGTTGCGCCTCGACATGAAGGCGTGGCGAGGCGGTATCGATGGACTCGAGGCGAGCATCGGCGAAAGCCGCCTGGCAGGTAACCTGGAATTCGACCTGGGGCGCGATTCCCCCTGGCTCGCCGTCGAGTTCGAGGGCGATGCGCTCGACCTCGACCGCTGGGGGCTGTTCGAAGAGGAGCAGGCAAGCGGAGCACCGAGGCAAGAAGCGCAGCAGGAAGGGGAGTGGGACCGGCACGTGGTTCAGGTGTTGCAAGGCCTGGAGACGTTCGAAGGCGAGTTCGACCTGACACTCGGGGAGTTGCATTATGCCGGCCAGACCCTGCATTACCTGGCCCTCGAGGCGACCCTCGAAGAGGGGCGGCTCACCATCGCCCGCGTGCAGACGCACCAACAGCTCGATGACGAGTCGCCACGCTCGTTGAGCCTCCAGGGCTGGCTTGAAGTCGATGAACAACGCCTGGTGGCCGAGCTGCAGGCGCAGCTTGACCGCATCGACCTGACCGCGGCACTTGCACCGCTCGGGTTCGGTCCGTTGGGCACGCTGGACGGCAACCTCAATACCCGCGTGGTCGACGGTGGACTGCTGTTCGAGAATACCGCGCTGGATTATCGCGCCCCGCACTGGGGCCTGGCGCTTTCGTTCACCGCCGATACCCGCACCGAGGGCGTGGAGGGGCAGCGGGTGCAGCTGGTCGGTGAGGGTAGCTACGAGCAGGAACCCTTTGCCTTCGACTTGCTGGTGGGGCCGCTGTTGGATCTCACCAATCCCGATAGGCCTTATCCGGTCGCCGGCGAACTGGCCAGTGGCGATACCCGGCTGTGGATCGATGGCAGCGCGGTGCAGCCCTTCGCCCTTGAGTCTCTGGAGGGTAACGCCCGCCTCGAGGGGCCCAGCCCGGCCGAGCTCACCAATCTGACCGGTATCGGCCTGCCCGAACTGCCGCCTTATCGGGTCAGCGGCTACCTGCGCTACCGGGATGACCAGCTCGAGATCGACGGCCTCGAAGGTGGCTTCGGCGACAGCGATGTAGCCGGCGACGTAAGCATGCGCTTCGGTGACCCGCCCAAGCTATGGGCGACTCTCGTCTCGCAGCAACTGGAGGCGGACGATCTGCTGCCGATGCTGGGCATGTCGCCGGAGACGGGCTCGGGCGAGACGGTCTCGTCCGAGCAGCGGCAGTGGGAGGCGGAGGAGAAGCGCGCCGGGATATTGTTTCCCGACCGTGAATGGAACCTGGAGGCGTTGAGAAACACCGACATCGTGCTGGATTACGAGGCGGCCAACGTGCAGGCAAAGCACGTGCCGTTCGAGAGCCTGTCACTGGCGCTGGTACTGGAACAGGGGGTGATGACGGTCGAGCCCTTGCGGGTAGGGCTCGGCGGCGGGCAGGTCAGCGCCTCCTGGACCCTGGATGCACGTCAGGCCGCCATCGAGGGCGCTCTGCAACTGGCGCTCGATCAGGTCAATCTCAGTGCGCTGCTGGATGAGGCTGGCCTGCCCGAGGTGGCTCGTGACACCCTGGGGCTGATCGGCGGTCGCGGCGACTTCCGCTACCGCGGGCGCTCCATGCATGAGGTCATGGCCGGGCTCGATGGCGAGCTGGAGCTGGCCATGTCCCAGGGCTGGCTGGACATCATTGCCGCCGAGCTGCTGCCGCTCAACGTGGCCAATGCCCTGGTGGCGGCGCTCGCCGGGGAGGGGCAGGTAGAGCTGGAGTGCAGCTACGTGCGCTTCGTGGCCGATGATGGCCTGGCCGATCTGGATGAGTTCTTCATGGCCACGGAGATCGCCCACTTCGAGGGGGCCGGGGCCATCAACCTGGCCACCGAAAGGATGGACATGGCCTTCCAGGGACACAATGTGAATCCCACTCTGTTCACCGGGAATTCGCCGGTGGAGCTGAAGGGCTCGCTGCGCGACCCGGAGGTGAACGTCATCACCGAGGAACTGGTAGCGCGTGGTGCCCTGTCGCTACTGGGCGCCATCGTCGCGCCGCCCCTGGCGATTCTACCGTGGGTCGATCCGGGTGGTGGCGAGCAGGTCGGCATGGGCTGCGAGCGGGCACTTTCGGAATACCAGGAGTGA
- a CDS encoding sensor domain-containing diguanylate cyclase — protein MNKPEQILVEKHLLPDDDDRPKGALYRFWRDLMTSAGRTTESCPDYLRITLLNLVQSTGVLIWALFLLLILLGVLEPSPGRLVIDATGLVISLAVIVGLRRGVAVNLAAQVTHAFLFLGLLGLSFTRGENPLMMTLPLIYPALAFLLLDDIRRGLAGTLLMTAGLNILLSSGFGPNLRDSDMLLDGALTITVVMLFQAAVMALYVYHRKQANTMMQAVSVRLNELASHDPLTGLYNRRTFIEVLERELARRDDDDRQLAFLLFDVDRFKAYNDVHGHPRGDELLKRLAATATHVFSRGEDVVFRLGGEEFGVVFHTETPEQAEEMADRLLAAVEAMGEPAPAGPHACVSVSAGLYLVAKGRDTSANQIYSRADQALYRAKEAGRARWLHASP, from the coding sequence ATGAACAAGCCAGAGCAGATCCTGGTGGAGAAACATCTTCTCCCAGATGACGATGATCGTCCCAAGGGTGCCCTTTATCGATTCTGGCGCGACCTAATGACGTCGGCCGGGCGTACAACCGAGAGCTGCCCCGACTACTTGCGCATCACTCTGCTCAACTTGGTGCAGAGTACTGGCGTGCTGATCTGGGCCCTGTTCCTGTTGCTCATCCTGTTGGGTGTGCTGGAGCCAAGCCCGGGTCGCCTGGTCATTGATGCGACAGGGCTGGTGATATCCTTGGCGGTCATCGTCGGCCTGCGCCGTGGCGTTGCTGTCAACTTGGCAGCACAGGTGACCCATGCCTTCCTTTTCTTGGGCCTGCTGGGGTTGTCGTTCACTCGGGGGGAGAATCCTCTGATGATGACCCTGCCGTTGATCTATCCGGCCCTGGCCTTCCTGCTGCTCGACGATATCCGCCGCGGGCTCGCCGGGACTCTGCTGATGACGGCAGGGCTCAACATCCTGCTCTCCTCGGGCTTCGGCCCCAACCTGCGCGACAGCGACATGCTGCTCGACGGCGCGCTTACCATCACCGTGGTCATGCTGTTCCAGGCCGCTGTCATGGCACTCTACGTGTATCATCGCAAGCAGGCGAACACCATGATGCAGGCCGTCAGCGTGCGGCTCAATGAGCTGGCTAGTCACGACCCGCTGACGGGGCTCTACAATCGCCGTACCTTCATCGAGGTGCTCGAGCGTGAACTGGCGCGGCGTGACGACGACGATCGCCAATTGGCTTTCCTGCTGTTCGATGTCGATCGCTTCAAGGCCTATAACGATGTCCATGGACATCCCCGGGGCGACGAGTTGCTCAAGCGGCTCGCCGCTACCGCCACACACGTCTTTTCACGCGGTGAAGATGTCGTGTTTCGCCTCGGCGGCGAGGAATTTGGCGTGGTGTTCCATACGGAAACCCCAGAACAGGCCGAGGAGATGGCTGACCGGCTGCTGGCAGCAGTGGAGGCCATGGGCGAGCCGGCTCCCGCTGGACCTCACGCATGCGTCTCGGTCTCTGCCGGACTCTATCTGGTGGCCAAGGGGCGAGACACCAGTGCCAACCAGATCTACAGCCGTGCCGATCAGGCCCTCTACCGGGCCAAGGAGGCGGGCCGGGCACGCTGGCTGCACGCCTCGCCATGA
- a CDS encoding dihydrolipoyl dehydrogenase translates to MQERDVDVAVIGAGTAGLSAWHAARQYRDRVVLIEGGEPGTTCARVGCMPSKLLIAAAESAHQAREAAGFGIEVGSIKVNGQDVMARVRRQRDAFVASVLDSMQRIAPDNRILGHARFEDPHTLRVGDDLRLRARTIVLATGSRPHCPKALAPTGDRLVDSDALFEWEELPESVAVFGPGVVGLELGQALGRLGVRIRMFGKSGSLGPFQDPALRDYAERTFNGEFYLDPAAQVEAIERDGNQVAIRFLERDSGRRLTERFDYLLAATGRRPNLDRLDLQNAGLRLDDKGVPDYNRFTMQCRQGDDEGAGSHVFIAGDANQELPLLHEANQQGRIAGQNAGRYPERRAGHRSTRLAIAFTDPQMATVGLSRDEAAKRFGCDVVAEGEATFEDQGRAVVMRQNCGLMRLYAEHGSGLFLGAELFGPRVEHIAHLLAWALEQKMGVERMLEMPFYHPVLEEGLRSALRDLNSALLQGPAMTERCLEYGPGG, encoded by the coding sequence ATGCAGGAACGTGACGTGGATGTTGCCGTGATCGGGGCCGGCACGGCCGGCCTGAGTGCCTGGCACGCGGCCAGGCAGTACCGTGACCGGGTAGTACTCATCGAAGGCGGCGAGCCCGGCACCACCTGCGCGCGGGTGGGTTGCATGCCTTCCAAGCTCCTGATCGCTGCTGCCGAATCGGCCCACCAGGCCCGCGAAGCCGCCGGTTTCGGCATCGAGGTCGGGAGCATCAAGGTCAACGGCCAGGACGTCATGGCCCGTGTCAGACGTCAGCGCGATGCCTTCGTCGCGAGCGTGCTCGACTCCATGCAGCGCATCGCGCCCGACAATCGCATCCTCGGCCACGCCCGCTTCGAGGATCCCCATACGCTGCGCGTCGGCGACGATCTGCGCCTGCGCGCCAGGACCATCGTCCTCGCGACCGGCTCACGTCCCCACTGCCCCAAGGCCCTCGCTCCGACTGGCGACCGACTGGTCGATAGCGACGCCCTCTTCGAATGGGAAGAGCTGCCCGAATCGGTGGCCGTATTCGGCCCCGGCGTCGTCGGATTGGAACTCGGCCAGGCACTCGGACGCCTGGGCGTGCGTATTCGCATGTTCGGCAAAAGCGGCTCGCTGGGCCCCTTTCAGGACCCGGCGCTGCGCGACTATGCCGAGCGCACCTTCAACGGCGAGTTCTACCTCGACCCGGCGGCTCAGGTCGAGGCCATCGAGCGCGACGGGAATCAGGTGGCGATCCGTTTCCTCGAGCGCGACAGCGGCCGTCGCCTGACCGAACGCTTCGACTACCTGCTGGCCGCCACCGGACGCCGCCCCAACCTCGACCGCCTCGACCTGCAGAACGCCGGCCTGCGGCTGGATGACAAGGGCGTTCCCGACTACAACCGCTTCACCATGCAGTGTCGCCAGGGCGACGACGAGGGTGCCGGCAGTCATGTCTTCATCGCCGGGGACGCCAACCAGGAGCTGCCGCTACTGCATGAAGCGAACCAGCAGGGGCGCATCGCCGGGCAGAACGCCGGGCGCTACCCCGAGCGTCGCGCTGGCCATCGCAGTACACGGCTCGCGATCGCTTTCACCGACCCGCAGATGGCCACGGTGGGGCTGAGCCGCGACGAAGCGGCAAAGCGCTTCGGTTGCGACGTTGTCGCCGAGGGCGAAGCCACCTTCGAGGATCAGGGTCGCGCGGTGGTGATGCGCCAGAACTGCGGCCTGATGCGTCTGTACGCCGAGCACGGTTCCGGCCTGTTTCTCGGCGCCGAGCTGTTCGGCCCTCGCGTGGAGCATATCGCCCACCTGCTTGCCTGGGCGCTTGAGCAGAAGATGGGCGTCGAGCGCATGCTGGAGATGCCCTTCTACCACCCGGTACTGGAGGAGGGCCTGCGCAGCGCTCTACGCGACCTCAATAGCGCGCTGCTTCAGGGCCCGGCCATGACCGAACGCTGCCTCGAGTATGGCCCGGGGGGCTAG
- a CDS encoding DUF3008 family protein encodes MPAKSEAQQMAAGAALAAKRGEKKVSELEGASKQMYESMDEKELEKMASTSQKDKPTHNRKS; translated from the coding sequence ATGCCAGCCAAATCAGAAGCCCAGCAAATGGCAGCCGGAGCCGCCCTAGCCGCCAAGCGTGGTGAGAAAAAGGTCAGCGAACTCGAAGGTGCCTCGAAGCAGATGTATGAATCGATGGACGAGAAGGAACTCGAGAAAATGGCTTCCACCAGTCAGAAGGACAAGCCTACCCACAACCGCAAGTCATGA
- a CDS encoding putative bifunctional diguanylate cyclase/phosphodiesterase codes for MRQLAIQSRSQDPASQSRHDDVTGLATRRHAEHQLASLLASAAEQGTKVAVLHVDIDRLKEINHSLGRSVGDACLRLVAQRIVDVIDLKGSASRLDSDEIMAVLPDVTTLEGVLPIVERLLERTRQPIDLSGRTLFASCCIGLALYPDHGSTVTELMRHANLARRRAQARGSMQYWAFSPELLDDGPDRIALRCELRDAFARGEMELRYRPVLCARSGQVVAVSAQPRWCSPRFGVLETAQWLPAARDNDQLHEICPWVLASACRHARSWYEAGSGLRVVVGVPSEGLVDNVLVECVRFALEESGLPAGLLEIELTEGGLMQDPEHVCALLERLKATGVGLSIDGFGKGHSSLGHLSLFPIDTLKLDALFIDDCLDNPRRQAIIRSVIGMAHELGVRVAASGVGSRQLADFLREQGCDLLQGSLWSRMEYSDSSSE; via the coding sequence ATGCGCCAGCTTGCCATCCAGAGCCGATCTCAGGATCCGGCCAGTCAATCCCGTCATGATGACGTTACCGGCCTGGCGACACGTCGCCACGCCGAGCATCAGTTGGCGTCCTTGCTGGCAAGTGCCGCCGAGCAGGGCACGAAGGTTGCCGTGCTGCACGTCGACATCGACCGCTTGAAGGAGATCAATCATTCGCTGGGCAGGTCCGTAGGCGATGCTTGCCTGCGCCTGGTGGCACAGCGGATTGTCGACGTCATCGATCTCAAGGGCAGCGCCAGCCGGCTCGACAGCGATGAAATCATGGCGGTACTGCCCGACGTTACAACCCTGGAGGGCGTCCTTCCCATCGTCGAACGGCTGCTGGAGCGTACTCGTCAGCCCATCGACCTCTCCGGGCGAACCTTGTTCGCCAGCTGTTGCATCGGGCTTGCGCTGTATCCCGATCATGGCAGTACGGTTACCGAGTTGATGCGTCACGCCAACTTGGCTCGGCGCCGGGCACAGGCCCGGGGGAGCATGCAGTATTGGGCCTTCTCGCCCGAGCTGCTCGACGATGGCCCCGACCGCATCGCGTTGCGCTGTGAGCTGCGCGATGCCTTTGCGCGCGGTGAAATGGAGCTGCGCTATCGCCCCGTGCTGTGCGCACGCAGCGGCCAGGTCGTGGCGGTGTCGGCCCAGCCGCGCTGGTGCTCGCCGCGTTTCGGTGTGCTGGAGACGGCACAGTGGTTGCCTGCTGCTCGCGACAACGACCAGTTGCATGAAATCTGCCCTTGGGTTCTGGCGAGCGCTTGCCGGCATGCCCGGTCCTGGTACGAGGCCGGTTCGGGGCTACGGGTGGTGGTCGGCGTACCGTCGGAAGGGCTGGTGGACAATGTGCTGGTTGAATGCGTTCGCTTCGCTCTCGAGGAGAGCGGCCTGCCGGCGGGACTGCTCGAGATCGAGTTGACCGAAGGTGGGTTGATGCAGGATCCCGAGCATGTCTGTGCGCTGCTCGAGCGGCTCAAGGCGACCGGCGTGGGGCTCTCCATCGATGGGTTCGGCAAAGGCCACTCCAGCCTTGGCCATCTGAGCCTGTTCCCCATCGACACGCTTAAGCTCGATGCGCTGTTCATCGATGACTGTCTCGACAATCCGCGTCGTCAGGCGATCATCCGCTCGGTCATCGGCATGGCACACGAGTTGGGTGTGCGCGTGGCGGCAAGCGGGGTCGGTTCGCGCCAGCTGGCCGACTTCCTACGCGAACAGGGCTGCGACCTGTTGCAGGGCAGCCTGTGGTCGCGCATGGAATACAGCGATTCCTCCTCGGAGTAA
- a CDS encoding tautomerase family protein encodes MPIVTIQQFPRELAQKRELARRITDAFIEVYGVPEQSVQVFFSEVDGENWAKAGMMGCDRSAGQG; translated from the coding sequence ATGCCCATCGTGACCATTCAGCAGTTCCCGCGTGAGTTGGCGCAGAAGCGCGAGCTGGCACGCCGTATCACCGATGCCTTCATCGAGGTCTACGGCGTCCCCGAGCAGAGCGTGCAGGTCTTCTTCAGCGAAGTGGACGGCGAGAACTGGGCCAAGGCCGGGATGATGGGTTGCGACCGCAGCGCCGGGCAAGGCTGA
- a CDS encoding creatininase family protein, producing MRLQHATWQEVETYLQRETGIIVPIGSTEQHGPNGLVGTDAICPETVAWEIGERHGVLVAPTQNLGMAQHHLGFPGTISLRPSTLIAVLRDTVTSLSGHGFTHVFFLNGHGGNIASLSAAFAEIYTERSMGLGPRPAAELYLATNNWFAGPRVRELAESLYGDAEGTHATASEVSLSWFARPEAQKQVHMSPRIAPRGSAQCDAGEFRRRFPDGRMGSDPSLASVEHGERFFEASVADVWESYRTFVGRT from the coding sequence ATGCGGCTACAGCACGCTACCTGGCAGGAGGTCGAGACATACCTGCAGCGCGAAACCGGCATCATCGTGCCGATCGGCTCCACCGAGCAGCACGGTCCCAACGGCCTGGTGGGTACCGACGCCATCTGTCCAGAGACGGTCGCCTGGGAAATCGGTGAGCGTCATGGGGTGCTGGTGGCTCCCACCCAGAACCTGGGCATGGCCCAGCACCATCTGGGGTTTCCCGGCACCATCAGCCTGCGCCCCAGCACGTTGATCGCCGTGCTGCGCGACACTGTGACTTCGCTGTCGGGTCACGGCTTCACCCATGTGTTCTTCCTCAACGGCCATGGCGGCAACATCGCTAGCCTGAGCGCGGCTTTCGCCGAAATCTATACAGAGCGCAGTATGGGCTTGGGACCGCGGCCCGCTGCCGAACTTTACCTGGCCACCAACAACTGGTTTGCCGGCCCCCGGGTACGTGAGCTGGCCGAGTCTCTCTATGGCGATGCCGAGGGCACCCACGCCACCGCTTCGGAAGTATCGCTCTCCTGGTTTGCGCGGCCGGAGGCTCAAAAGCAAGTACACATGTCGCCGCGTATCGCTCCTCGCGGCAGTGCCCAGTGCGATGCCGGCGAGTTCCGCCGTCGCTTCCCCGATGGCCGCATGGGCTCGGACCCGAGTCTTGCCAGTGTGGAGCATGGCGAGCGCTTCTTCGAGGCAAGCGTGGCCGATGTGTGGGAGAGTTATCGCACTTTTGTCGGTCGCACCTAA
- a CDS encoding phage holin family protein, which produces MEAENKVRTGESSIGTLFTNLAREVSSLVRKETELAKVEMGEKTSQAMGALASIAIAGAILMCGFLVLLAAAVFGLNTVLPPETTPWLSALIVGGIVVVIGLIMLQAGRKKLKQENLMPTRTMASLRRDKALTREHEEAVKEELR; this is translated from the coding sequence ATGGAAGCGGAAAACAAAGTTCGCACGGGAGAGTCCTCGATAGGGACTCTCTTCACCAATCTGGCACGGGAAGTCTCCTCGCTGGTGCGCAAGGAAACCGAGCTTGCCAAAGTCGAGATGGGCGAGAAAACCAGCCAGGCGATGGGTGCTCTGGCATCGATCGCCATTGCCGGCGCGATATTGATGTGCGGCTTTCTGGTGCTGCTTGCCGCAGCGGTCTTCGGCCTCAATACCGTACTTCCTCCCGAAACCACCCCTTGGCTTTCCGCCCTTATCGTCGGCGGCATCGTCGTTGTGATCGGTCTCATCATGCTGCAGGCGGGGCGCAAGAAGCTAAAGCAGGAAAACCTGATGCCGACGCGCACCATGGCTAGCCTGCGTCGTGACAAGGCATTGACCCGGGAGCATGAAGAGGCGGTCAAGGAGGAGTTGAGATGA